A single window of Chitinophaga sp. XS-30 DNA harbors:
- a CDS encoding sugar phosphate nucleotidyltransferase — protein MQPTLLILAAGMASRYGSLKQIQQFGPSGETIMDYSIYDAIRAGFGKIVFIIRENFAEDFKAIFEPKLKGKVETAYVFQDMNAFVNGHPVPEDRTKPWGTAHAVMCAKDAINEPFAVINADDFYGRDAFEKMVAFLKNECNEKTYSLVGYELGKTVSEFGSVSRGVCEVNDKGNLAGITERTKIFTENGKIVAEDGDAKLELSPKTPVSMNFFGFSPSVFGISEKLFGQFLAENASNPKSEFFIPLVADKFISNGMGEIRVLPTSSQWFGVTYKEDAPGVQASLSALVNKGEYPDNLWK, from the coding sequence ATGCAACCGACATTATTGATCCTGGCGGCAGGTATGGCCAGCCGTTACGGAAGTTTGAAGCAAATCCAGCAGTTTGGCCCCAGTGGAGAAACCATTATGGACTATTCCATATATGACGCTATCCGCGCGGGTTTTGGCAAGATCGTATTTATTATCCGCGAGAATTTTGCGGAAGATTTCAAAGCGATATTCGAGCCCAAGCTGAAAGGGAAAGTAGAAACGGCTTATGTATTCCAGGATATGAATGCTTTTGTGAACGGGCATCCTGTTCCGGAAGACCGTACCAAGCCCTGGGGCACCGCCCATGCGGTAATGTGCGCGAAAGACGCCATTAACGAGCCTTTTGCGGTGATCAATGCAGATGATTTCTATGGTCGTGATGCATTTGAGAAGATGGTAGCTTTCCTGAAGAATGAATGCAATGAAAAAACATACAGCCTGGTAGGATATGAGCTGGGCAAGACCGTGAGCGAATTCGGCTCCGTATCCCGCGGTGTATGCGAAGTGAATGATAAAGGCAACCTTGCCGGTATTACGGAGAGAACGAAGATCTTTACGGAAAACGGCAAAATTGTGGCGGAAGATGGCGATGCCAAACTGGAGCTGAGCCCTAAAACGCCGGTATCCATGAACTTCTTCGGCTTTTCACCCTCCGTATTCGGGATCAGTGAAAAACTGTTCGGCCAGTTCCTGGCGGAGAACGCTTCCAATCCCAAATCCGAGTTCTTCATTCCCCTGGTGGCGGACAAGTTCATCAGCAACGGTATGGGAGAGATCAGGGTATTGCCCACCAGTTCGCAATGGTTCGGTGTAACTTATAAAGAAGATGCTCCGGGCGTACAGGCCAGCTTATCCGCATTAGTGAATAAAGGAGAATATCCCGATAATCTTTGGAAGTAA
- a CDS encoding phosphotransferase enzyme family protein, with amino-acid sequence MVNKEILDAFGIVASGPEIKKFGSGHINNTFLLEGGDGKKYILQRINTYVFKEPEVIARNLRLAANYLAEHHPDYLFITPVTTITGEDLFHYKDEYWRMIPFIPSSTSVDQADTPKQAYEAAKQFGRMARYLHGIDLREFKATIPNFHNLTLRYSAFQDAIRTAKEERKQSAEKLIDQFLQYSGIAVTFEKLKTDPAFADRLMHHDTKINNVLLNKDTYEGICVCDLDTLMPGKIISDLGDMVRTYVSPVSEEERDFSRIEVREDYYEALMKGYLSETGSTLSDTERKHLFYAGQFMIYMQGIRFLTDYLNGDVYYPIKYPEHNFNRAKNQLTLLERLMEKEPQLQRIIDNCLTA; translated from the coding sequence ATGGTGAACAAGGAAATCCTGGATGCTTTCGGGATCGTTGCATCCGGTCCGGAGATCAAAAAATTCGGGAGCGGGCATATCAACAACACCTTCCTCCTGGAAGGCGGCGACGGGAAAAAATACATCCTCCAAAGGATCAATACCTATGTGTTCAAAGAACCGGAAGTGATCGCCCGTAATCTGCGGCTGGCTGCAAATTACCTGGCCGAACATCATCCTGATTATCTTTTCATCACACCGGTGACCACCATAACGGGGGAGGACCTGTTTCACTACAAGGATGAATACTGGAGAATGATCCCCTTTATTCCTTCCTCTACGTCCGTGGACCAGGCGGATACGCCCAAGCAGGCGTATGAGGCGGCAAAACAGTTCGGCAGGATGGCGCGTTACCTTCACGGCATAGATCTGCGTGAATTCAAGGCCACCATCCCCAATTTCCATAACCTGACGCTGCGCTATTCCGCTTTCCAGGATGCGATCCGTACCGCAAAGGAAGAGCGTAAACAGTCTGCGGAAAAGCTGATCGACCAGTTCCTGCAATATTCCGGCATTGCCGTGACCTTTGAGAAGCTGAAGACGGACCCCGCTTTTGCGGACCGCCTGATGCATCACGATACAAAGATCAACAACGTGTTGCTGAACAAGGACACCTACGAAGGCATTTGCGTGTGCGATCTGGACACCCTGATGCCCGGCAAGATCATCTCGGACCTGGGGGATATGGTGCGCACCTACGTAAGCCCCGTGTCAGAAGAGGAGCGGGATTTCAGCCGGATCGAGGTGCGGGAGGATTACTACGAAGCCCTGATGAAAGGGTACCTTTCCGAAACAGGCAGCACCTTGTCCGATACAGAGCGCAAACACCTGTTCTATGCAGGCCAGTTCATGATCTACATGCAGGGCATCCGTTTCCTGACAGATTACCTGAATGGCGACGTGTATTACCCCATCAAATATCCGGAGCACAACTTCAACCGCGCCAAAAACCAGCTTACCCTGCTGGAACGGCTGATGGAGAAAGAGCCGCAGTTGCAGCGGATCATCGATAATTGTCTCACTGCATAA
- a CDS encoding gliding motility-associated C-terminal domain-containing protein, producing MVPKKSLTSLPALILVLLLMISYGTKAAGSRPLLTNFTYTTTCSNQEVEFIITDDITTIDSVKWYFIDPPAAPADSSDEIEGAAYTYPTAGTYTVTLKVYRGGVEDITITTIEITDPVVFDMGPDLTLCENGTTVLTVPEIPGATYTWYYLEDTVPGTHEFTVTEMATYHVAINGCRINDSVNVFYSPIPDFDLGPDRTMCTGELLTLDATAQNATYLWNTGETTPTIVATDPGGTYSVDATIAGCGVFSDQVTINFAGTPYPFSLGPDTLLCPGETVVLDALRPEGTAYQWTHGPTSPRVTVSRNGDFAVFVTINGTCDVLDTIGVRYSRLRDFSLGNDTTLCYPDFLVLSADHGTGNYLWQDGSDQATYHVDSTGYYSVRVQIGRCVEFDTIRVDFQDTLRVTLGEDSTLCFGETLVLTPRGAGMDFKWQDSTSVPTFTVSQPGIYAIVANNVCGRATDSVNIYYQDCNCSMFFPTAFTPNGDGLNDVFRPRYRCILGQYRLSIYNRWGEFIFFTSDPGVAWNGKHKNIPADIGTYVWIVEYEDALNAKFYKKQGTVTLIR from the coding sequence ATGGTTCCGAAGAAAAGCCTAACCTCGCTTCCAGCACTTATCCTGGTTCTCCTGCTGATGATATCCTATGGCACAAAAGCCGCAGGATCACGCCCTTTACTGACCAATTTCACCTATACCACCACCTGCTCCAATCAGGAAGTAGAATTTATCATTACCGATGATATCACTACCATCGATTCCGTCAAATGGTATTTCATTGACCCTCCCGCTGCACCGGCGGATTCTTCTGACGAGATCGAAGGCGCTGCCTATACTTACCCGACAGCAGGCACTTATACGGTCACGCTCAAAGTGTACCGCGGTGGGGTGGAAGATATTACCATAACGACCATCGAGATCACCGATCCGGTGGTGTTTGATATGGGACCGGACCTGACCCTCTGCGAGAACGGCACCACGGTATTGACCGTTCCGGAGATCCCCGGCGCCACTTATACCTGGTACTACCTGGAAGATACCGTACCGGGGACGCATGAATTCACCGTAACGGAAATGGCCACCTACCATGTGGCCATCAACGGTTGCCGGATCAATGATTCGGTGAACGTATTCTACTCCCCCATCCCGGATTTCGACCTCGGGCCGGACCGCACCATGTGTACGGGTGAACTGCTGACGCTGGACGCTACGGCGCAAAACGCCACCTATCTCTGGAATACCGGCGAAACAACGCCTACCATCGTAGCCACAGACCCCGGCGGCACCTATTCCGTAGACGCCACCATTGCCGGCTGCGGCGTGTTCTCAGACCAGGTGACCATCAATTTCGCCGGCACGCCGTACCCCTTCAGCCTGGGGCCGGACACGCTGCTCTGCCCCGGAGAAACGGTAGTGCTCGACGCGCTCCGCCCGGAAGGAACGGCCTATCAATGGACCCACGGCCCCACTTCCCCGCGGGTTACCGTAAGCAGGAACGGCGATTTTGCCGTATTTGTGACCATCAACGGCACCTGCGACGTGCTGGATACCATTGGCGTACGGTACAGCCGGCTGCGCGATTTCAGCCTCGGCAACGATACCACCCTCTGTTACCCGGATTTCCTGGTGCTTTCGGCGGACCATGGCACGGGGAATTATCTCTGGCAGGATGGCTCCGATCAGGCGACCTATCATGTGGACAGCACAGGATATTACAGCGTGAGGGTACAGATCGGGCGATGTGTGGAATTCGATACTATCCGTGTGGATTTCCAGGATACGCTGCGGGTGACGCTGGGCGAAGATTCCACCCTCTGCTTTGGCGAAACCCTGGTGCTCACGCCGCGCGGGGCGGGGATGGACTTCAAGTGGCAGGACAGTACTTCCGTGCCCACCTTTACCGTCTCCCAGCCGGGCATTTACGCCATCGTGGCCAACAACGTCTGCGGCAGGGCAACGGACAGCGTGAATATCTATTACCAGGACTGCAACTGCTCCATGTTCTTTCCCACGGCATTCACGCCGAACGGGGACGGGCTGAACGATGTATTCCGGCCGCGGTACCGCTGCATTTTAGGGCAATATAGACTAAGCATCTACAACCGCTGGGGCGAATTCATCTTTTTCACCAGCGATCCCGGTGTGGCCTGGAATGGCAAACACAAGAACATACCTGCGGATATCGGGACGTATGTCTGGATCGTGGAGTATGAGGACGCCCTGAATGCAAAGTTCTACAAAAAGCAGGGCACGGTAACGCTGATACGTTAA
- the lipB gene encoding lipoyl(octanoyl) transferase LipB has product MKQQIRVNDMGLIPYQEAWDYQERLLQESVQRKAALRNGGADVALKPAHHLLFCEHPPVYTLGKSGQPEHLLINRQQLEEKGIQFVLTNRGGDITYHGPGQIVGYPIIDLEQFFTDIGRYLRFLEEVIIRTLADYGLQGARSKGETGVWLDPEVPGRARKICAMGVRCSRWVTMHGFAINVNTDMDYFGHIVACGIADKAVTSLQQELGRPVPMEEVREKISRYFAEVFDAEMVLQ; this is encoded by the coding sequence ATGAAACAGCAGATCAGGGTCAATGACATGGGGTTGATACCCTACCAGGAGGCCTGGGACTACCAGGAGAGGCTATTGCAGGAGAGTGTGCAGCGGAAAGCCGCCTTGCGCAACGGCGGGGCGGATGTGGCATTAAAGCCGGCCCATCATCTCCTGTTCTGCGAACATCCTCCCGTGTACACCCTGGGCAAGAGCGGGCAGCCGGAGCATCTGCTCATCAACCGGCAGCAACTGGAAGAAAAGGGCATCCAGTTCGTGTTGACCAACAGGGGAGGGGATATCACCTACCACGGACCGGGCCAGATCGTGGGATATCCTATTATCGACCTGGAGCAATTCTTTACAGACATCGGCAGGTATCTGCGTTTCCTGGAGGAAGTGATCATCCGTACGCTGGCGGATTACGGTTTGCAGGGCGCAAGGTCCAAGGGGGAAACCGGCGTGTGGCTGGACCCGGAGGTGCCCGGCCGGGCGAGGAAGATCTGCGCCATGGGCGTACGCTGCAGCCGCTGGGTCACCATGCACGGCTTTGCCATCAATGTGAATACGGATATGGATTATTTCGGGCATATCGTGGCCTGCGGGATCGCGGACAAGGCGGTGACCTCCCTGCAGCAGGAACTGGGCAGGCCGGTGCCGATGGAGGAAGTACGGGAAAAGATCAGCCGTTATTTTGCTGAAGTGTTTGACGCGGAGATGGTGCTGCAATAA
- a CDS encoding 1-aminocyclopropane-1-carboxylate deaminase/D-cysteine desulfhydrase, which yields MLRLDRIHPLVSGNKWFKLKYNLEAAAGKPVVTFGGSWSNHILATAAACNMEGIPCTGIIRGERPAVLSHTLQQAAALGMELVFVSREAYRHKDAGAFPDACVIPEGGHNAAGARGCSEILSLADTKGFSHIICAVGTGTTLAGLINATAGKSSAQRPGLPAAEIDPPAQKVIGISALKGAYSLEEDTAQLLTQPGRPEIFHDFHEGGYGKISDELIACMNDFYRQTGIPTDRVYTGKMVLAVSKLLERSYFPPGSRLLLVHSGGLQGNDSLPPGVLCF from the coding sequence ATGTTGCGTTTGGACCGCATCCATCCGCTCGTCTCCGGCAACAAATGGTTCAAGCTGAAATATAACCTGGAGGCCGCTGCGGGAAAACCGGTGGTAACTTTCGGCGGCTCCTGGTCCAATCACATCCTGGCTACAGCCGCCGCCTGCAATATGGAAGGCATTCCCTGCACAGGCATCATCCGCGGGGAAAGACCGGCTGTACTAAGCCACACCCTGCAACAGGCCGCCGCACTGGGCATGGAACTGGTATTCGTCAGCCGGGAAGCTTACCGCCACAAGGATGCCGGCGCTTTCCCGGATGCCTGTGTGATTCCTGAAGGCGGGCACAATGCAGCAGGCGCCAGGGGATGCAGCGAAATACTGTCCCTTGCGGATACAAAAGGCTTTTCTCACATCATCTGCGCCGTTGGCACAGGTACTACGCTTGCCGGGCTGATCAATGCAACGGCCGGCAAAAGCAGTGCCCAACGGCCCGGTCTTCCTGCAGCGGAAATCGATCCTCCTGCACAAAAGGTCATCGGCATCTCCGCCCTGAAAGGCGCATATTCACTCGAAGAAGACACGGCGCAACTGCTGACGCAGCCGGGCCGGCCGGAGATATTCCATGATTTCCACGAAGGCGGTTATGGCAAGATCAGCGATGAGCTGATCGCCTGCATGAATGATTTCTACCGGCAGACCGGCATTCCTACTGACCGGGTGTACACCGGAAAAATGGTGCTGGCCGTCAGCAAACTGCTGGAACGATCTTATTTTCCGCCCGGCAGCCGCTTGCTGCTTGTGCACAGCGGAGGGCTGCAAGGCAATGATTCTTTGCCTCCCGGCGTTCTATGCTTTTAG
- a CDS encoding alpha-L-fucosidase produces the protein MKRWLVAGAMVLQCMQAAQAQQKTDPEAISQKMQWFADAKLGIFIHWGIYAVKGVDESWSFHNKKISYPDYMDQLKGFTADKYDPQAWADLIKASGARYAVITTKHHDGVALWDTKFNKLSTAKSTPAKRDVLTPLFAALRKNDIKAGAYFSLLDWSYPDYPGFLKDSTRYQIKDQPQRWEKFRKFYQGQMAEVMRKFNPDLWWFDGDWEHSAEEWEAEKVRAMLTGHNPHTIINGRLTGYGDYDTPEQNFPVVRPQFRWWELCMTINNNWGYQPSDTNWKTPYEVITIFADAISNGGNMLLDIGPKADGTIPPEQVHVLKELGKWNSKHAGAIFHTAAGIPQGHFYGPTTLSKDSTTLYLFLPGKTSGQVMVKGLDNTIKEITVLGNGTKLTHKIVGKISWSPVPGLVYIPVPDHVQDEYMTVLELKLDKPVKLYRGKGGLNG, from the coding sequence ATGAAACGATGGTTAGTGGCGGGAGCCATGGTACTGCAATGCATGCAGGCCGCACAGGCACAGCAAAAAACAGATCCGGAAGCGATCAGCCAAAAAATGCAATGGTTTGCAGATGCGAAACTGGGCATATTCATTCACTGGGGCATTTATGCCGTGAAAGGTGTGGATGAAAGCTGGAGCTTCCACAATAAAAAGATATCCTATCCTGATTATATGGACCAGCTCAAAGGATTTACCGCGGATAAATATGATCCGCAGGCCTGGGCTGACCTCATCAAAGCATCCGGCGCACGCTATGCCGTGATCACCACCAAACATCATGATGGCGTAGCGTTGTGGGATACAAAATTCAACAAGCTCAGCACCGCAAAAAGCACACCCGCAAAAAGAGATGTATTAACACCCCTCTTTGCTGCGCTCCGGAAAAACGATATCAAAGCCGGCGCATATTTCTCGCTGCTGGACTGGAGCTATCCGGATTACCCGGGATTCCTGAAAGACAGCACACGCTACCAGATCAAAGACCAGCCGCAACGCTGGGAAAAATTCAGAAAATTCTATCAGGGACAAATGGCCGAGGTAATGAGGAAGTTCAATCCCGACCTCTGGTGGTTTGACGGCGACTGGGAACATAGCGCCGAAGAATGGGAAGCGGAGAAAGTACGCGCCATGCTTACGGGCCACAATCCCCATACCATCATCAACGGCCGCCTCACCGGTTACGGCGATTACGATACGCCCGAACAGAATTTCCCCGTGGTGCGGCCGCAGTTCCGCTGGTGGGAGTTATGCATGACCATCAATAACAACTGGGGCTACCAGCCTTCCGATACCAACTGGAAAACGCCTTATGAAGTGATCACCATCTTCGCGGATGCCATCAGCAACGGCGGGAATATGCTGCTGGACATCGGCCCCAAGGCGGATGGCACCATTCCGCCCGAGCAAGTGCATGTACTGAAAGAACTGGGCAAATGGAACAGCAAACATGCCGGTGCGATCTTCCATACCGCAGCAGGCATCCCGCAGGGGCATTTTTACGGGCCTACCACCCTCTCCAAAGATTCCACGACATTATATCTTTTCCTGCCCGGTAAAACAAGCGGACAGGTGATGGTCAAAGGGTTGGACAACACCATAAAAGAGATCACTGTACTCGGGAACGGCACAAAGCTGACGCACAAGATCGTGGGCAAGATCTCCTGGAGCCCGGTACCCGGACTGGTGTACATTCCCGTACCGGATCATGTGCAGGATGAATATATGACCGTGCTGGAACTGAAGCTGGATAAACCTGTGAAACTATACCGCGGAAAAGGCGGGTTGAATGGATAA
- a CDS encoding RluA family pseudouridine synthase — protein sequence MSEDQLQELEDELDNGEGSEELYERVNLVVDKGQEPLRIDKFIQHRIEGATRSKVQHAIEAGMVLVNDKPVKSNYKVRPLDRLIVYSTRSPESTEIKPQDIPLNIVFEDEDILIINKPPGMVVHPGCGNPDGTLVNALAWYLGDDKEKATTPAIPRFGLVHRIDKNTSGLLVIAKSEKAMTDLAKQFFDHTVQRRYLALVWGDFEEEEGTVVAHVGRHQRFRKIMDAYPDGEHGKDAITHYQVLERFNYVSLIACRLETGRTHQIRVHMQHIGHSLFNDDTYGGDRIVKGTIFAKYKQFVENCFSIMPRHALHAQTLGFIHPRTRKPVMFESELPADFTAVLEKWRKYKRREED from the coding sequence ATGAGCGAGGACCAATTGCAGGAACTGGAAGACGAACTGGATAACGGCGAAGGCAGCGAAGAGCTGTACGAGCGGGTGAACCTGGTGGTGGACAAGGGACAGGAACCGCTGCGCATCGACAAGTTCATCCAGCACCGCATCGAAGGCGCTACGCGCAGCAAGGTACAGCATGCCATTGAGGCCGGAATGGTGCTGGTGAACGACAAACCCGTGAAATCCAACTACAAGGTGCGGCCGCTGGACCGGCTCATCGTCTATTCCACCAGAAGCCCGGAAAGCACGGAGATCAAACCGCAGGACATTCCGCTCAATATCGTGTTTGAAGATGAGGACATCCTCATCATCAACAAACCACCGGGAATGGTCGTGCATCCCGGCTGCGGGAACCCGGACGGCACCCTGGTGAATGCCCTGGCCTGGTACCTGGGAGATGACAAGGAAAAAGCCACCACACCCGCCATTCCCCGCTTTGGCCTGGTACACCGGATCGACAAGAATACCAGCGGCCTGCTGGTGATCGCCAAGTCGGAAAAAGCCATGACCGATCTGGCCAAACAGTTCTTCGACCATACCGTTCAGCGCCGCTACCTGGCCCTCGTCTGGGGCGATTTCGAGGAAGAAGAAGGCACCGTTGTTGCCCATGTTGGCCGCCATCAGCGTTTCCGCAAGATCATGGACGCCTACCCGGACGGGGAGCACGGGAAAGATGCGATCACCCATTACCAGGTGCTGGAAAGGTTCAACTACGTGTCACTCATCGCCTGCAGGCTGGAAACCGGCCGTACGCACCAGATCAGGGTGCATATGCAGCATATCGGGCATTCGCTTTTCAATGATGATACCTACGGCGGCGACCGTATCGTAAAAGGCACCATCTTTGCCAAATACAAGCAATTCGTGGAAAACTGCTTCTCCATCATGCCCCGCCACGCCCTTCATGCGCAAACCCTGGGCTTTATCCACCCCCGCACCCGGAAACCGGTAATGTTCGAAAGCGAATTACCCGCCGATTTTACGGCAGTGCTGGAAAAATGGAGAAAGTACAAACGCCGGGAAGAAGATTGA
- a CDS encoding family 20 glycosylhydrolase, with protein MKKTLLCAIAVLSFLTGTAQQPRPVISIIPEPTSIEPIAGQVLITPQTKFFSNSDDAAKAAELFNAFLRANYGFALQEGTMRNSMVIFSEDNMLSKEGYQLTAARNKVVLQGQAAGLFYGVQTLQQLLSSSIKNKVTVPGIQIKDEPRFAYRGLMLDVGRYLYPVEYVKQFIDVMAHYKLNRFHWHLTEDQGWRIEIKKYPRLQSVASQRASTPVGHLRDNKADNKPYGGYYTQEEVKDIVAYATARHVTVIPEIEMPGHAQAALAAYPHLGCTGGPYEVSAKWGVHKEVYCAGNDSVFSFLEDVLEEVLPLFPGEYVHIGGDECPKDRWKACPKCQARIKALGLKDEHELQSYFIQRMEKFLNSKGRRIIGWDEILEGGLAPNATVMSWRGESGGIAAAKQKHDVIMTPNTYLYLDYYQGDPATEPVAIGGFLPLEKVYGYEPYPASLSAEEKKYIKGVQGNVWTEYMPDQAAVDYFTWPRALALSEITWSPARKKNYTKFLAKLPKALASLDARNVGFRIPEPAGLEDMVITGANATVKLKAPVTGAKIRYTLNGSEPTLSSPLYTRPFVITPPANGTTVLKCIVITAGGRKSSVYSATYTRKNYKAAANVHPTAKGLKFAAYYRNFNSAKNISTGQADTSGIMPAFSIRPFIAKTAFGVRYDGYIRIDQDGLYEFRTNSDDGSILMIGDEMVVDNDGEHAPTQKSGLIPLRKGFHRIRVSYYDVGGDQVLQVSAGLKGKQNINLRDALFH; from the coding sequence ATGAAAAAAACGCTCCTATGTGCGATTGCCGTGCTCTCCTTCCTGACAGGAACAGCGCAGCAACCGCGGCCGGTCATTTCCATCATACCGGAACCAACTTCAATTGAACCAATAGCCGGACAAGTACTGATCACACCACAAACAAAGTTCTTCTCCAACAGCGACGATGCAGCGAAAGCCGCTGAACTGTTCAATGCATTTCTCAGGGCCAACTACGGCTTTGCCCTGCAGGAAGGCACCATGCGCAACAGCATGGTGATATTTTCGGAAGACAATATGTTATCCAAAGAAGGCTATCAGCTGACCGCCGCCAGGAACAAGGTGGTGCTGCAGGGACAGGCCGCAGGCCTCTTTTATGGCGTGCAGACACTGCAGCAGCTGTTGTCTTCTTCCATCAAAAACAAAGTGACCGTACCGGGCATCCAGATAAAGGACGAACCACGCTTCGCTTACCGCGGGCTGATGCTGGACGTTGGCCGTTACCTTTACCCGGTGGAATACGTCAAACAATTCATTGATGTGATGGCGCACTACAAGCTGAACCGCTTCCACTGGCACCTGACGGAAGACCAGGGCTGGCGCATCGAGATCAAAAAGTATCCGCGGCTGCAATCCGTGGCTTCCCAAAGAGCATCTACACCGGTCGGGCATCTGCGGGATAATAAAGCGGATAACAAGCCTTACGGCGGATATTACACACAGGAAGAAGTGAAAGATATTGTGGCCTATGCAACAGCCCGCCATGTAACGGTGATACCGGAAATTGAAATGCCCGGCCATGCACAGGCGGCACTGGCAGCATACCCGCACCTGGGTTGTACCGGCGGCCCTTATGAAGTTTCTGCCAAATGGGGCGTACATAAAGAAGTGTACTGCGCAGGCAACGACTCCGTATTCTCTTTCCTGGAAGATGTACTGGAAGAAGTGCTGCCCCTGTTCCCGGGAGAGTATGTGCATATCGGAGGCGATGAATGTCCGAAAGACCGCTGGAAGGCCTGCCCCAAATGCCAGGCCCGCATCAAAGCCCTCGGCCTGAAAGACGAACACGAACTGCAAAGCTACTTCATCCAGCGGATGGAGAAATTCCTCAACAGCAAAGGCCGCCGCATCATCGGCTGGGACGAGATACTGGAAGGCGGCCTGGCCCCCAACGCCACCGTCATGAGCTGGCGCGGCGAAAGCGGCGGTATCGCAGCTGCGAAACAAAAGCACGATGTGATCATGACGCCCAACACCTACCTCTACCTGGATTACTACCAGGGCGATCCCGCAACGGAACCGGTAGCCATCGGCGGATTCCTGCCGCTGGAAAAAGTGTACGGCTATGAACCTTACCCCGCTTCGCTTTCCGCGGAAGAAAAGAAATACATCAAAGGCGTACAGGGGAACGTCTGGACGGAATACATGCCCGATCAGGCCGCGGTGGACTATTTCACCTGGCCCCGCGCCCTCGCGCTCTCCGAGATCACCTGGAGCCCCGCCCGCAAAAAGAACTACACAAAGTTCCTGGCCAAACTGCCTAAAGCGCTCGCCTCCCTGGATGCCCGCAATGTGGGCTTCCGCATACCGGAACCGGCGGGACTGGAGGACATGGTGATCACCGGCGCCAATGCCACCGTCAAGCTGAAAGCACCGGTCACCGGCGCAAAGATCCGCTACACGCTCAACGGCAGCGAACCCACCCTCAGCAGCCCGCTGTACACCCGGCCTTTTGTGATCACACCACCGGCCAACGGCACTACCGTACTGAAGTGCATTGTGATCACCGCCGGCGGCAGGAAAAGCAGCGTATATTCCGCCACATATACCCGCAAAAACTACAAGGCAGCGGCCAATGTACACCCCACCGCCAAAGGCCTGAAGTTCGCAGCATACTACCGCAACTTCAACAGCGCTAAAAATATCAGTACCGGCCAGGCGGATACCAGCGGCATCATGCCGGCATTCTCCATCCGTCCTTTTATAGCAAAAACGGCCTTCGGCGTGCGTTATGACGGATATATCCGGATAGACCAGGATGGGCTGTACGAATTCAGGACCAATTCGGATGACGGCTCCATACTGATGATCGGCGATGAGATGGTGGTGGACAACGACGGAGAGCACGCTCCCACGCAGAAAAGCGGGCTGATCCCCCTGCGCAAAGGCTTCCACCGCATCCGGGTATCCTATTACGATGTGGGTGGCGACCAGGTGCTGCAGGTGAGCGCGGGCCTCAAAGGCAAACAAAATATTAACTTGCGGGATGCACTTTTCCACTAG
- a CDS encoding branched-chain amino acid transaminase, which translates to MYSYYNENTIIYFDGAYVKASEAKIDLYGQSLHYGYAVFEGIRAYKTASGEVKIFKAKEHFDRFKRSCELIHIPYNFDNEELVKACYKVLEMNNLEEAYIRPLAFCPPNMTLKAASSTHVMICAWEWGAYLGEKLLRVMTSSYQRPNPKAFKIESKSAGLYVNSILASQEAKEKGFDEALLLDINGNVGEGPGANIFFEKDGKIFTPPPGNILPGITRATVIEICKELGIPLEEKLFTIEELKKADAVFYCGTAAEIVGWDSLDDHTFGKPFGESLGKVIQQAYKAKVLEKEFKREAIPA; encoded by the coding sequence ATGTATAGCTATTACAACGAAAACACGATTATTTACTTTGACGGGGCCTATGTAAAGGCTTCCGAGGCCAAAATCGACCTGTATGGTCAGTCGCTGCATTATGGATACGCGGTATTCGAAGGCATCCGCGCTTACAAAACTGCCAGTGGAGAGGTGAAGATATTCAAGGCAAAGGAGCACTTCGACCGTTTCAAGCGTTCCTGTGAGCTGATCCACATCCCTTACAATTTCGACAATGAAGAGCTGGTGAAAGCCTGCTATAAAGTGCTGGAAATGAACAATCTGGAGGAAGCCTATATCCGTCCTCTGGCGTTCTGCCCGCCGAATATGACACTAAAGGCCGCTTCCTCAACGCATGTAATGATCTGTGCATGGGAATGGGGCGCTTACCTGGGAGAGAAGCTGCTGCGGGTGATGACCTCGTCTTACCAGCGCCCGAACCCCAAGGCCTTCAAGATAGAATCCAAATCCGCCGGGCTGTATGTGAACTCCATCCTCGCCTCCCAGGAAGCCAAGGAGAAAGGTTTCGATGAAGCGTTGTTGCTGGACATCAACGGGAATGTAGGCGAAGGCCCCGGCGCCAACATCTTCTTCGAGAAGGACGGCAAGATCTTCACACCGCCTCCGGGCAACATCCTGCCGGGCATCACCCGCGCCACCGTGATCGAGATCTGCAAAGAGCTGGGTATTCCCCTGGAAGAGAAGCTGTTCACCATTGAGGAGCTGAAGAAAGCGGATGCTGTTTTCTATTGCGGTACCGCTGCGGAGATCGTAGGCTGGGATTCGCTGGACGATCACACCTTCGGCAAGCCCTTCGGCGAGTCCCTCGGTAAAGTGATCCAGCAGGCTTACAAGGCAAAAGTATTGGAGAAAGAATTCAAGCGTGAGGCCATTCCGGCCTGA